One stretch of Priestia megaterium DNA includes these proteins:
- the nei gene encoding endonuclease VIII, translating to MPEGPEIRRAANEVEKAIISLPVREIWFAFPSLQHYEEVLTGARIKRVDTKGKAMLIRFDNGYTIYSHNQLYGKWYVRSSYNYPSTNRQLRLAIHNEKKSALLYSASDIEVLRDEEVPAHPFVSRVGPDILSEEVTAGELLDRFYSKPFYRRKWASLLLDQSFIAGIGNYLRSEILFVAGINPTARPVDCTEEQLKKAAEAIISLVKQSYETGGITNDVKLAETLKKKGQKRSEYRHWVFNREGEACRIDGTPILKVQAASRRLYYCPTCQK from the coding sequence ATGCCAGAAGGTCCAGAAATTAGACGAGCAGCCAATGAAGTGGAAAAAGCGATTATCAGTCTTCCCGTTAGAGAGATATGGTTTGCTTTTCCATCTTTACAGCATTACGAAGAAGTATTAACGGGTGCTCGTATTAAAAGGGTAGATACAAAAGGGAAGGCTATGCTTATTCGTTTTGACAACGGCTATACCATTTATTCACATAATCAGCTTTATGGAAAATGGTATGTACGTTCATCTTACAATTATCCATCTACAAACAGACAGCTGCGCCTTGCAATTCATAATGAAAAGAAATCAGCGCTTCTTTATAGCGCTTCTGATATTGAAGTATTGCGTGATGAAGAAGTTCCAGCCCATCCTTTTGTATCAAGGGTTGGCCCTGATATCTTAAGTGAAGAAGTAACGGCAGGTGAGCTTTTAGATCGTTTTTATTCTAAGCCATTTTACCGCAGAAAATGGGCGTCGCTGCTGCTAGACCAAAGCTTTATAGCGGGGATTGGAAATTACTTGCGCAGTGAAATCCTATTCGTAGCGGGAATTAACCCTACAGCTCGTCCGGTAGACTGCACGGAAGAACAGCTTAAAAAGGCAGCGGAAGCAATCATTTCTCTTGTAAAACAGTCCTATGAAACAGGTGGCATTACAAATGATGTAAAGCTTGCTGAAACGTTAAAAAAGAAAGGCCAAAAGCGCTCTGAATACCGCCACTGGGTTTTTAACCGTGAAGGAGAAGCTTGCCGAATTGACGGCACGCCTATCTTAAAAGTGCAAGCTGCTTCTAGAAGGCTTTATTACTGTCCTACTTGTCAAAAATAG